A stretch of the Pseudalkalibacillus hwajinpoensis genome encodes the following:
- a CDS encoding FeoB small GTPase domain-containing protein, whose translation MNNTYRIALAGNPNTGKSTLFNALTGLKQHTGNWAGKTVSLAEGAVHYKKSLFRLIDLPGTYSLYSNSTDEEVARNYIVFEKPDVTLVVLDATSLERNLNLALQVMEMTSNVIVCINLIDEAKKRGIEIDEQRLMRQLGVPVLKISARNKTGFPALLDTIDRMIQGEISTSPFSIQYNEETEAKITQLEPNVKKLVGDRFPTRWITLRLLDGDTSLLDEIQKRMQQEEDLTWNTVGKTSANHLENF comes from the coding sequence ATGAATAATACGTATCGGATTGCGCTCGCTGGTAATCCAAACACAGGTAAAAGCACCTTATTTAACGCCCTGACAGGTTTGAAACAGCACACTGGCAACTGGGCCGGTAAAACAGTCAGCTTGGCGGAAGGCGCCGTTCACTACAAAAAAAGCTTGTTTCGGCTGATCGACTTACCCGGAACGTACTCACTGTATTCGAATTCAACCGATGAAGAAGTCGCACGTAACTATATCGTTTTCGAAAAACCTGACGTTACGCTAGTTGTGCTTGATGCGACATCCTTAGAACGTAATCTGAACCTTGCGCTACAGGTGATGGAGATGACTTCAAACGTTATTGTGTGTATCAATTTAATTGATGAAGCCAAAAAGCGTGGTATTGAAATAGATGAACAGCGGTTAATGAGACAGCTTGGAGTTCCAGTTCTTAAGATATCCGCACGAAATAAAACTGGATTCCCTGCTCTCCTAGATACGATTGACCGTATGATTCAGGGAGAAATTAGCACCTCCCCTTTTTCGATTCAATACAACGAGGAAACCGAAGCAAAAATCACACAGCTTGAGCCGAATGTAAAAAAGCTTGTCGGAGATCGGTTTCCTACAAGATGGATCACCTTAAGACTGCTTGATGGAGATACATCGTTACTTGATGAAATACAAAAGAGAATGCAGCAAGAGGAGGACTTAACGTGGAACACAGTGGGGAAAACGAGCGCCAATCATTTAGAGAACTTCTAG
- a CDS encoding ferrous iron transporter B, with product MEHSGENERQSFRELLDQANDLSTSSLRDEVVQSLYQTSQQICQKTVRFTKSKEDKKTERLDAVFTSPIWGFPIMLAMLGLIFYLTIAGANVPSSMLASFFTWLEDYISMAFTALNSPDWLHGVLVLGLYRGTTWVISVMLPPMAIFFPTFALLESYGYLPRVAFNMDRLFKKVGAHGKQSLTMAMGFGCNAAAVLSTRIIESPRERMLAILTNNFVPCNGRWGTLIVLASLFMAAGFTGGMQTLVSSGVIVGIVIFGIFVTFVVSWVLSKTMLKGVPTHYTLELPPYRRPKFFDTVVRSSLNKSYAVLMRAIKIAAPAGVLTWVFANIYIGDTSIFMYGVNFLDPFAQSLGLDGYILLAFILGLPANEVVLPILLMGYLSTGSMLEVDNLADLKNIFLDQGWTWLTALNMMLFSLLHYPCGTTLINIYKETKSYKWTFVAFIIPTVIALGVTFAVAQLVRGMGWV from the coding sequence GTGGAACACAGTGGGGAAAACGAGCGCCAATCATTTAGAGAACTTCTAGATCAAGCAAACGACCTGTCAACTTCCTCTCTACGAGACGAGGTTGTCCAAAGTTTATATCAAACGAGTCAACAAATCTGTCAGAAAACAGTTCGCTTCACGAAAAGCAAAGAAGATAAGAAAACAGAGCGACTGGACGCTGTATTCACCTCGCCGATTTGGGGATTCCCCATCATGCTCGCCATGCTTGGGCTTATTTTCTATCTCACCATCGCCGGGGCAAACGTCCCCTCTTCTATGCTTGCAAGCTTCTTTACATGGTTAGAAGATTATATTTCAATGGCCTTCACTGCATTGAACTCACCAGACTGGCTCCATGGCGTACTCGTTCTCGGGCTTTATCGCGGAACGACCTGGGTGATTAGTGTCATGCTGCCGCCAATGGCGATCTTTTTTCCAACGTTTGCTTTACTGGAAAGCTACGGGTATTTACCTCGCGTCGCGTTCAATATGGATCGGTTGTTTAAAAAGGTTGGCGCGCACGGCAAGCAGTCTCTCACAATGGCTATGGGATTCGGATGTAATGCAGCTGCCGTCTTATCCACACGCATCATCGAATCCCCGCGTGAACGGATGCTTGCAATACTAACGAACAACTTCGTACCGTGTAACGGTCGCTGGGGAACCCTCATCGTGCTTGCCTCGCTGTTTATGGCAGCTGGATTTACCGGAGGAATGCAAACACTCGTCTCATCTGGCGTTATTGTTGGTATCGTCATTTTTGGTATTTTCGTTACGTTTGTTGTGTCATGGGTACTTTCTAAAACAATGCTAAAAGGCGTACCGACGCACTATACATTAGAACTCCCGCCTTACCGGAGACCGAAATTTTTCGATACAGTTGTACGCTCTTCTCTTAATAAATCGTACGCGGTTCTTATGAGAGCAATCAAAATCGCCGCACCTGCTGGAGTGCTCACTTGGGTGTTTGCGAACATCTATATCGGGGACACGAGCATCTTTATGTACGGAGTGAACTTCCTCGACCCGTTCGCTCAATCACTCGGGTTAGACGGTTATATACTGCTTGCCTTCATTCTCGGATTGCCTGCGAATGAAGTCGTTCTGCCGATCTTGCTAATGGGATACTTATCGACTGGATCGATGCTTGAGGTTGATAATCTGGCTGACTTAAAGAACATTTTTCTTGATCAGGGCTGGACTTGGTTAACGGCTCTTAACATGATGTTATTTTCCTTGCTTCACTATCCATGTGGCACAACGTTGATTAACATTTATAAAGAAACAAAAAGCTACAAATGGACGTTTGTTGCCTTCATCATTCCAACCGTTATTGCGCTAGGCGTTACATTTGCTGTTGCTCAATTAGTAAGAGGAATGGGATGGGTTTAG
- a CDS encoding Gfo/Idh/MocA family protein — MVRFGVVGTNKITDNFLAGANELSEFKLTAVYSRTEEKAQAFAEKHGAEATFTSLEEMANSDVIDAVYIASPNSLHAEQSVIFMNAGKHVLCEKPMASNKREVTQMVEAASRNGVLLMEAMKSTVMPNMQMVRENLHKIGQVRRFVANYGQYSSRYDAYKEGTVLNAFNPKFSNGSLMDIGVYGVYPVVSMLGMPQSIKAEGVMLESGVDGEGSILLRYEDKEAVIMYSKITDSHLPSEIQGENGSILIDKIGSPLDVKIHYRDGSIEDLSQTQSHTMMYEAKEFIELIQSGQLESSINSHENSLRSVEVMDEARKQIGVVFPADQR; from the coding sequence ATGGTACGTTTTGGTGTGGTTGGGACGAATAAGATTACGGATAATTTTCTCGCGGGGGCAAATGAGCTTAGCGAATTTAAGCTAACGGCGGTTTACTCTAGAACAGAAGAGAAGGCGCAGGCGTTTGCTGAGAAGCATGGGGCAGAAGCGACGTTTACGAGTCTCGAGGAGATGGCTAACAGCGATGTGATCGACGCGGTCTATATCGCGAGTCCGAATTCGCTTCATGCAGAGCAGTCGGTTATTTTCATGAATGCTGGGAAGCACGTGCTTTGTGAGAAGCCGATGGCGTCAAATAAGCGCGAGGTTACACAGATGGTTGAGGCTGCTTCTCGGAATGGGGTTCTTCTTATGGAAGCAATGAAGTCAACTGTTATGCCAAACATGCAAATGGTGCGAGAGAACCTGCATAAGATCGGACAGGTACGTCGCTTTGTTGCAAATTACGGTCAGTATTCATCTCGCTATGATGCTTATAAAGAAGGAACGGTGTTAAATGCCTTTAACCCGAAATTCTCCAATGGTTCACTGATGGATATCGGTGTATATGGTGTGTACCCCGTTGTCTCAATGTTAGGAATGCCACAGTCGATTAAAGCAGAAGGCGTTATGCTTGAGTCTGGCGTTGATGGAGAAGGTAGTATTTTGCTTAGATATGAAGACAAAGAAGCGGTGATCATGTACTCCAAAATCACAGATTCTCATCTTCCGTCCGAAATTCAAGGAGAGAATGGTAGCATTCTAATCGATAAAATAGGTTCACCGCTTGATGTGAAAATCCACTATCGAGATGGATCAATTGAAGATCTCTCACAGACCCAGTCTCATACGATGATGTATGAAGCGAAGGAGTTCATTGAGCTCATTCAGTCTGGGCAACTGGAGTCTTCGATTAATTCACACGAAAATTCTCTTCGGTCAGTGGAAGTCATGGATGAGGCACGTAAGCAAATCGGAGTCGTCTTTCCGGCTGATCAACGTTAA
- a CDS encoding Glu/Leu/Phe/Val family dehydrogenase, producing the protein MASKYGEVVQESLNALLEDESFLPNFKDEDRENAFKSLESILSTPNQIQKSFLRVPLENGKILRIPAFRVQHNNAVGPYKGGIRFHETVEEDEVINLATLMTLKNALHDVPFGGGKGGVVINPREFSEKELHTISKTYVQNFCDILGPDKDIPAPDVGTGEREMDWMMGEYKSIHQGRPYRGSFTGKSQVNGGSLGRREATGKGVYYTLRYMLHNFVKENEEWFKKNDNRFAKTALEHSKRPLTIGIQGFGNVGSVAALESYSCNYLDTKVVAVSDRNVTLYNEDGLDVKALIEFTSNHDGDLPTTDEALSQHNIKADIQDREDVLYLDTDILILAALEDQIHDDNVDKVKARMIVEGANGPITLGADRKLSEDGVLVIPDILANAGGVIVSYFEWLQGRETQFYSEEEVFSLLFKKMKETMDEIYPQFFSDPFALRQNCYIHTVMKLSNILYRHGKLY; encoded by the coding sequence TTGGCTAGTAAATATGGAGAAGTTGTTCAAGAATCATTAAATGCACTACTCGAAGATGAATCGTTTTTACCAAATTTCAAGGATGAAGATCGTGAGAATGCGTTCAAGTCGCTTGAATCGATTCTCTCTACACCGAACCAAATTCAAAAATCATTTCTTCGCGTTCCTCTTGAGAACGGCAAGATTTTACGAATTCCCGCTTTCCGAGTACAGCATAATAATGCCGTCGGCCCGTATAAAGGTGGTATTCGATTCCATGAAACAGTTGAAGAGGATGAAGTGATTAACCTTGCAACGCTGATGACGCTTAAGAATGCGCTTCACGATGTGCCATTTGGTGGAGGAAAAGGCGGCGTTGTGATTAATCCTCGTGAGTTCTCGGAAAAAGAATTACATACGATTTCGAAAACGTACGTTCAAAATTTTTGCGATATATTAGGTCCGGATAAAGATATTCCTGCACCAGATGTGGGAACAGGTGAACGAGAAATGGACTGGATGATGGGCGAATACAAAAGCATACATCAAGGACGTCCTTATCGCGGAAGCTTTACAGGAAAAAGTCAGGTGAACGGTGGATCGCTTGGTCGAAGAGAAGCGACAGGAAAAGGGGTTTACTATACGCTTCGTTACATGCTTCATAATTTTGTGAAGGAGAATGAAGAGTGGTTTAAGAAAAATGATAACCGTTTTGCGAAGACGGCGCTTGAGCATTCGAAACGCCCGCTCACAATTGGGATTCAAGGGTTTGGTAACGTAGGTTCCGTAGCGGCATTGGAATCCTACAGCTGTAACTATTTAGATACTAAAGTTGTAGCGGTAAGTGATCGCAACGTTACACTTTATAATGAAGACGGACTTGATGTGAAGGCTCTTATTGAATTCACTTCGAATCATGACGGTGATTTGCCGACAACGGATGAAGCACTAAGTCAACATAATATTAAAGCAGACATTCAGGATCGCGAGGATGTGCTTTATCTTGACACAGATATTCTCATTTTGGCTGCACTTGAAGATCAGATTCACGATGACAACGTCGATAAAGTGAAAGCGCGCATGATTGTTGAAGGAGCGAATGGCCCGATTACCCTTGGCGCCGACCGAAAGCTTAGTGAAGATGGTGTGCTCGTTATTCCAGATATCCTGGCGAATGCCGGCGGTGTTATCGTATCGTATTTTGAATGGCTACAAGGAAGAGAAACACAGTTCTACAGTGAAGAAGAAGTATTCTCGCTTCTTTTTAAGAAAATGAAGGAAACGATGGACGAAATTTATCCGCAGTTTTTCAGTGACCCTTTTGCCCTTAGACAGAATTGTTATATTCACACCGTGATGAAGCTTTCGAATATTCTTTATCGTCATGGGAAGCTCTATTAA
- a CDS encoding DUF4306 domain-containing protein, whose protein sequence is MKKRGFLKLYSMLCLVTVFGYSYWATSWTASQLSTLSDWKSHLIFTPGTVVASKDIYEIDMFLYAFKVAPLMTGVCLLSFCLIVGLLVYFVKKQLSYVQRKNIASS, encoded by the coding sequence GTGAAAAAAAGGGGTTTCTTAAAACTTTACTCGATGCTTTGTCTCGTTACTGTCTTTGGGTATTCGTACTGGGCTACCTCCTGGACGGCAAGTCAATTATCGACTCTGTCAGATTGGAAAAGCCATCTCATTTTCACGCCAGGCACAGTCGTCGCTTCGAAAGATATTTATGAAATTGACATGTTTCTCTACGCTTTTAAAGTGGCTCCACTCATGACTGGGGTTTGTCTGCTGTCGTTCTGTTTGATCGTCGGCCTACTAGTTTACTTTGTGAAAAAGCAGCTTTCTTATGTGCAGAGAAAGAATATAGCGAGTTCATAA
- a CDS encoding IDEAL domain-containing protein: MENRNVYQNQISEKRQEMVEQLIAHINASSIEQKQDILKKEIDQALDSRDRKSFMQLTDRLNSLT, from the coding sequence ATGGAGAATCGAAACGTCTACCAAAATCAGATTTCGGAAAAGAGACAGGAAATGGTCGAACAGCTCATCGCACACATCAATGCTTCCAGTATCGAACAAAAACAAGACATTCTAAAGAAAGAAATTGACCAGGCCCTTGATTCTCGTGACCGTAAGTCATTCATGCAGCTAACCGATCGCCTTAATTCACTCACATAA
- a CDS encoding acetamidase/formamidase family protein — protein sequence MDLLMNDSVIYDFNKSHKPVKVVPSGATIEIVTYDCFENQLQTEEDEITGIDWNRVNPATGPIYVNEAKPGDVLKVTIEKLEIGDQGVMVVGPELGIMGHRLKEMESKIIPIQDGVAHFNGLMIPLNPMIGVIGVAPEGEGISCGTPGAHGGNMDNKMVTEGAVLYFPVFAEGALFGLGDFHAAMGDGEVSVSGIEVPGRATVKLEVLEGEPLVQPMLENKEVVTQIASADTLDDAVKLATELMVERVSEKTGMSIGEATMLMSAVGQVEVCQVVDPLMTARFAVPKWLEKQLGVRLI from the coding sequence ATGGATTTACTTATGAACGATTCTGTTATTTATGATTTTAATAAGTCTCATAAGCCAGTAAAAGTTGTTCCATCAGGCGCGACGATAGAAATTGTGACGTATGACTGTTTTGAAAATCAGCTTCAAACCGAAGAAGATGAGATTACCGGGATTGATTGGAACCGAGTGAATCCAGCGACTGGGCCAATCTATGTGAATGAAGCAAAACCTGGAGATGTGTTAAAGGTGACGATTGAAAAGCTCGAGATTGGAGATCAGGGTGTTATGGTCGTTGGACCGGAGCTTGGTATTATGGGGCACCGTTTGAAAGAGATGGAGTCTAAGATTATTCCTATTCAAGATGGCGTAGCCCACTTCAATGGCCTTATGATTCCGCTCAATCCGATGATCGGAGTGATTGGAGTTGCGCCTGAAGGAGAAGGCATTTCTTGCGGCACCCCTGGGGCTCACGGTGGAAACATGGATAACAAGATGGTAACAGAAGGAGCCGTGCTGTATTTCCCAGTATTTGCGGAAGGAGCACTGTTTGGATTAGGTGATTTCCACGCGGCAATGGGGGACGGAGAAGTCAGTGTATCGGGCATTGAAGTGCCTGGAAGAGCGACCGTTAAGCTTGAAGTGTTAGAGGGAGAGCCACTGGTTCAACCAATGTTAGAGAACAAAGAGGTTGTTACACAGATTGCGTCTGCCGACACATTGGATGATGCCGTGAAGCTTGCGACAGAGCTAATGGTTGAGAGGGTTTCTGAAAAAACAGGCATGTCCATTGGGGAAGCGACGATGCTGATGAGTGCTGTTGGTCAGGTGGAAGTCTGTCAGGTTGTGGATCCATTAATGACAGCTAGGTTCGCTGTACCGAAATGGCTAGAGAAGCAGCTTGGCGTGCGCTTGATTTGA
- a CDS encoding DUF4352 domain-containing protein has translation MNYVLVALLSASLFLGGCAANNADKGAESQTENSTTTEKPETKSEQEENTSVIDSPQAPDDSSLTEVGQTFQDADGSIKLKAVSDYNEKTEIGDVELTISDVKVMKYEPSPDLIDFFHGYSTDEEKFNYVKVRVNVKNTSDETVNFAPVSLLETSDGEKKGYDDDFYLESLYGDFAPGEERIGQLGFVLNETDVENLESITIHTSNVFDDQKETITNSKEIRIPF, from the coding sequence GTGAATTATGTACTTGTTGCGCTTTTATCAGCCTCCCTTTTTCTCGGAGGGTGTGCAGCGAACAATGCTGATAAGGGTGCGGAATCACAAACAGAGAATTCTACAACTACCGAAAAGCCTGAAACGAAAAGTGAACAAGAAGAGAATACTAGTGTAATCGACAGCCCTCAGGCGCCTGACGACAGCTCGCTAACAGAAGTTGGTCAAACATTCCAGGATGCAGACGGTTCCATTAAGTTAAAAGCTGTTTCTGATTATAACGAGAAAACAGAAATTGGTGATGTTGAGTTAACCATTTCAGATGTTAAAGTAATGAAATACGAGCCCTCCCCTGACTTGATTGATTTTTTCCACGGATATTCTACGGATGAAGAGAAATTCAACTATGTGAAGGTTCGGGTCAATGTGAAAAACACATCGGATGAAACGGTTAACTTCGCCCCTGTTTCCTTACTTGAAACGAGTGATGGAGAGAAAAAAGGATACGATGATGATTTTTACTTGGAGAGTCTTTACGGAGATTTTGCTCCGGGTGAAGAACGGATCGGTCAGCTCGGTTTCGTATTGAACGAAACTGACGTTGAGAATCTCGAATCGATTACCATCCACACGAGCAACGTATTCGATGACCAGAAAGAAACGATCACGAATAGTAAGGAGATAAGGATTCCTTTTTAA
- a CDS encoding alkaline phosphatase, translating into MFTKNVKKKLIPFAVISSLAVAGYAGVSTDTEAKSDNSKKNKNEIENVIFLIGDGMGPSYTTAYRSFMDDKTTPYMEKTAFDEYLVGAQETYSWDPEESVTDSAAAGTAMAAGVKTYNGAISVDVDKNEVKTVLEEAKENKKATGLVSTSQINHATPASFGAHDEDRNNYNDIADDYYDEMINGEHKVDVLLGGGTSYFERSDRNLTEEFQEDGYSYVTSKDELKKDKNKQILGLFAPKGMDKAIDRTEDTPSLEEMTDAALNRLSEDKDGFFLMVEGSQIDWAGHDNDAVAAMSEMEDFEKAYAAAIEFAKKDKHTLVVTTADHSTGGFAMGRDGEYKWDPAPLKAAKKTPDYMAAQIADGSDVEKTLTENIDLDLTSEEIASVKKATETNDVVEIDNAIEKIFDLRSGTGWTTGGHTGVDVNVYAYGPQSEKFAGLHDNNETGQLVMDLLNAKQKGDHEKDDDRDHDNDHHKKDK; encoded by the coding sequence ATGTTTACTAAAAATGTTAAAAAGAAACTCATTCCATTCGCTGTGATTTCATCATTAGCCGTTGCAGGATATGCTGGTGTGTCTACAGATACAGAAGCTAAATCCGATAACAGCAAAAAAAATAAGAATGAAATCGAGAATGTCATTTTCTTAATCGGTGACGGTATGGGGCCGAGCTATACAACGGCTTACCGCTCATTTATGGATGATAAAACAACACCTTATATGGAAAAAACAGCTTTTGATGAGTATCTAGTAGGCGCTCAAGAAACGTATTCATGGGATCCTGAAGAAAGCGTCACGGACTCTGCTGCAGCAGGAACGGCCATGGCTGCAGGGGTGAAAACTTATAACGGCGCGATTTCCGTTGACGTGGACAAAAATGAAGTAAAGACGGTTCTAGAAGAAGCTAAGGAAAATAAGAAAGCAACTGGTCTTGTCTCTACTTCTCAAATTAACCATGCAACGCCAGCATCGTTTGGTGCGCATGATGAAGATCGCAACAACTACAACGACATCGCTGACGATTACTATGATGAGATGATTAACGGTGAGCATAAAGTAGATGTACTACTTGGAGGAGGAACCTCTTACTTCGAGCGCTCAGATCGCAACCTAACAGAAGAATTCCAGGAAGATGGCTACAGCTATGTAACATCGAAGGATGAGCTTAAGAAAGATAAGAACAAACAAATCCTTGGCCTTTTCGCTCCAAAAGGAATGGATAAAGCAATCGACCGTACAGAAGATACACCATCTCTTGAAGAAATGACAGATGCCGCGCTTAACCGCTTAAGTGAAGATAAGGATGGCTTCTTCCTTATGGTAGAAGGTAGTCAAATTGACTGGGCTGGTCATGATAACGACGCTGTGGCAGCGATGAGTGAAATGGAAGACTTCGAGAAAGCTTACGCAGCAGCGATTGAATTTGCGAAAAAGGACAAGCATACGCTCGTCGTTACAACGGCTGACCACTCTACTGGTGGCTTCGCAATGGGACGTGACGGTGAATACAAATGGGATCCTGCCCCACTGAAAGCAGCGAAAAAGACGCCTGACTACATGGCAGCACAGATCGCTGATGGCTCTGATGTTGAGAAAACACTTACTGAAAACATCGATCTTGACTTAACATCTGAAGAAATCGCTTCTGTCAAAAAAGCCACTGAAACGAATGACGTTGTGGAAATTGACAATGCCATTGAAAAAATCTTTGATCTCCGTTCAGGTACTGGCTGGACAACTGGCGGACACACTGGTGTTGACGTGAACGTCTATGCTTACGGTCCACAATCTGAAAAGTTCGCAGGTCTTCACGACAATAATGAAACAGGGCAATTGGTGATGGATCTTCTAAATGCCAAACAGAAAGGCGATCACGAGAAAGATGACGATCGTGACCATGACAACGATCACCACAAGAAAGACAAATAA
- a CDS encoding zinc-binding dehydrogenase, whose protein sequence is MKAVQVMGYGDVDQLEVVEQAIPEPKADEVLIKVKACAINNTEIWMREGAYGTGKKSGWRPEGVQFPRTPGSDITGTVVKAGNEHNEKMIGKDVVLFPFTSSGEEGLEHISEDMSFVGSEYDGGYAEYVVWPAELCFDMPLPNFTESAVFSVSGMTAWHMVEQIQAKPGETIMVTGANGGVGSLNVQIASRVFGAKVIAIVGDLALENQLKELGATHVLSYKSDQLAEEIIEANGGPIDSVLDVVGDALFATSLQVLKKGGKFCTSGSAGGQKTELDFRTMYLKHITLYGSVLGTRDEFKRMLEAIAEGKIKPVIDRTFPLEKARDAQVYFKKAGKLGKIVLLPEE, encoded by the coding sequence ATGAAAGCAGTTCAAGTAATGGGGTACGGTGATGTGGATCAATTAGAGGTGGTGGAGCAAGCGATACCTGAGCCAAAAGCGGATGAGGTGCTCATTAAGGTAAAAGCATGCGCCATCAATAACACGGAAATTTGGATGAGAGAAGGAGCTTATGGAACTGGTAAGAAATCTGGCTGGCGTCCAGAAGGAGTTCAGTTTCCAAGAACGCCGGGGTCTGATATTACGGGGACGGTTGTAAAAGCCGGCAATGAGCATAACGAGAAGATGATCGGAAAAGATGTTGTGCTGTTTCCATTTACCTCTAGTGGAGAAGAGGGATTGGAGCATATTTCTGAAGATATGTCATTCGTTGGTTCTGAATACGACGGTGGCTATGCCGAATACGTCGTTTGGCCAGCGGAATTATGCTTTGATATGCCCCTTCCTAACTTTACAGAAAGCGCGGTTTTCTCTGTAAGTGGAATGACGGCCTGGCACATGGTTGAACAAATTCAAGCCAAGCCAGGTGAAACGATCATGGTAACTGGGGCGAACGGTGGCGTTGGATCGCTCAATGTTCAAATCGCTTCTCGCGTATTCGGAGCTAAGGTGATTGCGATCGTTGGCGACCTTGCCCTAGAAAATCAGCTGAAAGAACTCGGTGCCACTCATGTTCTTTCTTATAAATCCGATCAGCTCGCTGAAGAAATCATCGAAGCAAACGGTGGTCCGATTGATTCGGTATTAGACGTAGTAGGAGATGCTCTATTCGCAACGTCGCTTCAAGTATTAAAGAAAGGCGGCAAGTTTTGTACATCAGGATCAGCTGGTGGCCAGAAGACAGAACTTGATTTTAGAACGATGTATTTAAAGCACATTACTCTTTACGGCTCTGTTCTTGGAACGAGAGACGAATTCAAACGCATGCTTGAAGCGATAGCGGAAGGTAAAATCAAACCCGTTATTGATCGAACTTTTCCGTTAGAAAAGGCGAGAGATGCGCAGGTATATTTTAAAAAGGCGGGTAAATTAGGGAAGATTGTTCTACTTCCAGAAGAATAG
- a CDS encoding amino acid permease yields the protein MRNEHIVQQTVQRAQEKKANKGDDHQLHWWQLTLIGIGSIIGAGFFLGTGLSIERAGPSVLIDYLIAGIIAFLVFSALAEMSVHDNETGSFRKYAQMAFGHSMGFMSGWMYWVSGLLIMASEITALGLFTQYWFPSAPLWLLMILYTALGIGINLLGVNNFSTLESLFAVVKLATLIGFIGFSLLFLFDVVAPASSVQTETVKMISLFPNGLMGTWSAMIFVLFSFGGIAVVGLMSSELKHKDETPKAGLATVVILTVLYLLSIFFILYMVSWTVISEEESPFVTALSQFQIPFIGSIFTIILITAAFSTMVGALFSITKVLVSLSHAGDAPKLLDQHTKKGVATRALALNAIALGIMIFVSYVLPDKVYEYLTTAAGIMLILNWVVILSSQIKNRRHYIETPTKKRYFKMIGAPFTSILGVVLIFIVIAGAAFQESERIGLFISIGIMAIIFISYFFVRRKTQSTRE from the coding sequence ATGAGAAATGAACATATTGTTCAGCAAACGGTTCAGCGTGCTCAGGAAAAGAAAGCGAACAAAGGCGATGATCACCAGCTTCACTGGTGGCAATTAACGCTTATTGGAATAGGTTCCATTATCGGAGCTGGTTTTTTTCTTGGTACCGGTCTATCCATTGAACGAGCAGGTCCTTCTGTTCTTATCGATTACTTAATTGCCGGGATTATCGCCTTCCTCGTTTTTAGCGCACTCGCTGAGATGTCTGTTCATGACAATGAGACGGGTTCTTTTAGAAAGTATGCTCAAATGGCTTTCGGTCATTCAATGGGTTTTATGAGCGGGTGGATGTACTGGGTGTCAGGCTTGCTCATTATGGCGAGTGAAATTACAGCGCTAGGGCTTTTCACCCAGTATTGGTTCCCGTCTGCACCGCTCTGGCTATTGATGATCCTCTATACAGCACTTGGCATAGGGATTAATCTCTTAGGGGTGAACAATTTCAGCACGCTAGAATCGTTGTTTGCCGTTGTGAAGTTAGCCACACTCATCGGATTTATTGGCTTTAGCTTACTGTTTTTATTTGATGTAGTTGCGCCAGCGTCCTCTGTTCAAACCGAGACAGTGAAGATGATCTCCCTTTTTCCAAACGGCTTAATGGGTACATGGTCTGCGATGATCTTCGTTCTCTTCTCTTTTGGAGGGATTGCGGTCGTAGGGTTAATGTCGAGTGAGCTTAAACATAAAGATGAAACACCCAAAGCAGGACTCGCTACCGTTGTGATTCTGACCGTTCTTTATTTGTTATCGATTTTCTTTATTCTCTATATGGTTTCATGGACGGTGATTAGCGAAGAGGAAAGCCCATTTGTCACCGCCCTTTCGCAGTTTCAAATTCCTTTTATCGGATCGATATTTACGATCATTTTAATCACCGCAGCTTTTTCCACTATGGTTGGAGCCTTATTTTCCATTACGAAGGTGCTTGTCTCTCTTAGTCACGCTGGAGATGCTCCTAAATTACTTGATCAACACACGAAAAAGGGCGTCGCCACACGGGCATTGGCCTTGAATGCTATCGCACTCGGCATCATGATTTTCGTATCTTACGTGTTACCCGATAAAGTGTATGAATACTTAACAACAGCAGCAGGGATTATGTTGATTCTAAACTGGGTGGTCATCCTCTCTTCCCAAATCAAAAACCGCCGCCATTACATTGAAACACCAACGAAGAAAAGATACTTTAAAATGATTGGAGCGCCCTTCACCTCCATTCTCGGCGTTGTTCTCATCTTCATCGTCATAGCTGGGGCTGCATTTCAAGAAAGTGAACGGATAGGGCTATTTATTAGCATTGGGATAATGGCGATTATTTTCATCTCGTATTTTTTTGTGAGAAGGAAGACACAATCTACTCGCGAATGA